One genomic region from Cellulomonas hominis encodes:
- a CDS encoding LacI family DNA-binding transcriptional regulator, which translates to MAIVEPTPAATDGARRPPATIYDIARAVGVSPSTVSRALHKPGRVSARTEERIRASAQDLGYRINPMARALPTGRSGALA; encoded by the coding sequence GTGGCCATCGTCGAGCCCACCCCCGCCGCGACCGACGGAGCACGCCGGCCGCCCGCGACGATCTACGACATCGCCCGCGCCGTCGGCGTGAGCCCGTCGACGGTCTCGCGCGCCCTGCACAAGCCGGGACGCGTGAGCGCGCGGACCGAGGAACGCATCCGCGCCTCGGCGCAGGACCTCGGCTACCGGATCAACCCGATGGCCCGCGCCCTGCCTACCGGGCGCTCAGGCGCCCTGGC